The DNA window TATCAGAGGCGTTTAATTTGCTACGTCTCAACGCTTCACTAATTGCTTTTATTAACCCGGATGCTTCGGGATGTGGAGCTGTTAGGTGGTAGGCATCACAATGTGTTCCATAACCCATTATCTCTGCAAGCGGGAACAGATCGAGTTCATGCATAGCTTTAGTCCCTGCGAGTACGAGAATTGCTGCTCCTTCACCAAGATTAAGCCCTGTTCTCATTTTATCGAATGGACGAGGGCTATCTGGGCTTGTGATCATCAGTCGTGAAAATCCTGTATATGAAATTTCACTTAAAGCATCTGCCCCTCCGGCAAAGACTAAGTCACATAAACCATTTCTAATCCATGATGCTCCTATGCCTATAGCATCTGTTCCTGAAGAGCATGCATTCGTTACTGTTTGTATAGGGCCGTTGAAGGAATATTTTTTAGCAAGCTCAAAAGCAGGGTTACCGTGTAGATAACTGTGGATGGAGGTCATACTTGGACAACTGCCTTTTCTCCATTCTTGATAGAAATTTTTGAAGTTAAGTGAAGCTCCTGTAGATGTTCCTATGCAGGAACCAATTCTCAAGCTATTAGCGTTTTGTTTTGAAAGATTAGTTTTATGGTAGGCTTCAGCTGCCGTATTAAAAAGTAAATGTAATGTTTCAGTTATAGGTAAAGTTGACTGCTCAGGATTATAATTATTGGGCACTGAAAAAACGGGAGAAGGGGAAGAATCCGCTTGGTCTAAAAATAAAGGTAAGTTTGGGGTTACACTACTGTTCAGCATTGTCTCAAAACATTTTCCAGCTGAATTACCAGCTGCGCAGAGACAACTAACGGCGCAGATACTAACGGGCTGATCCATCTCTTAACCTTTTCTCTCTTCGATAAATGAAGCAAGACTGTTAATAGATTGAAAAGCAATTTTACCTTCATCCATATTTTTGATTTCTACACCAAAATGTATTTGGACAAGAACAACTATTTCAACAGCATCTAGAGAGTCTAGCCCGAGTCCTTCATTACCAAAAAGAGGGGCCGTATTCTTAATTTCGTTGGCTGAAAAGTCTGCTAGATTAAGTTCAGTAATTAAGAGCGTTTTTAATTTATCATGCAACGACATTCTATTTCCTTTTTAGTTCAAGTTATCTGTCATGTGGCTGCCACATGTTAAAAAAATTATAAAATTGGTATGGATGTGACTCGCAGTAATTTTCAAGAGCTTTTGCAAATTCATTAGCATACGGAGTGAACGCCTTTGCTCCACGAGTTTCACCTTTGTCTACATCCTGAGGAACTCGAATTGTGCCAGCTATCCAGAATTTACTTTTACTTGCTCCTGTACGAGCTGAGAATGTTATGACAATTGGTGTTTTCATCACAGCAGCGAGTTTAAAAGCACTGATTGGTAAAAGGATTGTGCCTCCTAGAAATTTAGCTGGTACGGTATTTTTATTGCTTCCAAATGTTCTGTCTGCATTAATACAAAGAATAGATTTTCGTTTTAAGGCATCAACCATTTCAATTGCTCCACCCATGGGAGAGGCAGGGTTGATAATGGTGAAATCATTGTCTTTGTTCCGATTCGTCTGAGAGTTTGTTTTTTTGTGTTCAAAAGAGAGTTTGTCAATGTCTTTTTTGTCGCGGAACATAACTACTGCCTTTGGTGCATTAATAAAACTTAGAGCTGACATGCCTAGCTGCCAGCATCCAACATGTCCTGTGATAAGTATTAATCCATTGTTTTCCGCATGTAACTCAGTGATTTTATTTGTATCTTGAGTTGCTGATTTGCTTTCAAATGTATTCAGTATGCCTAAAACTGCTCTATCAACTAACATCTGTCCAAAATTCCAATATAACAGAAAAGTATGGCGCATTCGTTGAAGTAAAGAACATTTTCCGAAACGGTGCATAATATAGTAAGAGGCTCTCTTATTAATGCGAGGTGTCAGCGTGTAAAAAGTTACTACGAAAAAAAGCAGAACATATGCTACATTCTGCCCGGTCAGACGGATAGTTATATAGAAAATATTATGAAAAAAGGATGAAGCTAGGCTCCTACTATCCCACTCAGAGTCATTTTGCTCTTTGTCATAGTGTTTGTCTGATTTGCCAGCCATGCTAAATCCTTACTATTTTTTAGTATTCTTAATTGTTATAAAATGTTTAATAATGCTGGCCATTACATAGATGGCTAGGCCGACTGTAATAGCAAATAGAGGACCAAGTACTAAAGATCCTAGAATCCATTCATAAAGCCTATCTAAAGCTTCGTATCCAATTGTTTGCAAAGAAATATCTGTTAAGAATTCTTTATGTTGTAAATAGTATCCAGTTTCAATGCATAATGCTGGAATAATCGGAGGTATGCAAATTTGGCTGACAGCAAGCCCTGTTATTTTACTTAATCTAAAATATCCGCACACTAAAATTATAACAATGGAATGCATGGCTATGAGAGGCAGTGTGCCAAGTAGCATACCTATTGCGCCAGAGATAGATAATGTGAATGGTGTTTCGTCTTTTGAAAGTAGTAATTTAAGTGAGCGCAGGGGATGAATAGGGGATATTTTACCGTTTTCATCTTTGTCATATTGACGATGAGGTACAGGAAGAAAAGCGCGTGCAGTAAGTCTAGTGTTAAGAAGAGAAATTTGAATATTGTCCTTCAAAGCTTTAAAATGTGAAATTCTTTCTGATGGGTGAGGGTAATGAACTCTGATGGGCTGATCTTTGAGTGTAAAACCGGCCCAAGCAGCCTTGACAAGTATTTCAACTTCAAAAGCGTAGCGTCGTTCAGTTGTTTTTAATACTGGAAAAATTTCAACAGGGTATGCTCTAAAGCCACTTTGAACGTCAGAAATCTTTATTCCTGTTTGTACACGTAACCAAAAGTTTGAAAAATTACGGCCGAATTTAGATGAATTTGGAATGTTTTCTCCATTGAAATCACGGCAACCGATAATTATCGCACGTGGACTTTTGTTTATGGCCGTAACAAAAAGAGGAATTTCTTCAGGAAAGTGCTGCCCGTCTGAATCAATTGTAATAATATGAGTTTTGCCTAATATTTTAGCTTCATTTGCCGCAGTTAGAATGGCCTGACCTTTTCCTTTGTTTTGCTTATGTGTAATTATTGATACAGGTAGATCTCGTACTGTATTAACTCCATCGTCTGTGCTCCCATCATCTACTATTAATACGTCATAACCTGTTGCTAAGGATCGCTCTGCTATATTGCGTAAGGTTTTACCGTGATTATAAATAGGAATAACTACTAATGGGTTTACCATTAATTCTAAAAGTTCTTTTTTTATTGTCATGTATTTTAGGTTGTTAATTGTCAAATCTAATAAGTTGATCCCACATAATCCCTCTAAAACCGAATTTTTTCATAATATTGATTCGTTGCTGTCCTTCGTCCGGAGGGAATAACCTATCTCTTCGTTTTTTAAATCCAGCAATAAGTGTGTCATTCATTTCATCTTTATCTAGTAGTGGTGAAAAGTAATATAGAGGATCTAGAAGAGGTTGTTCCTGGTAAACTATTCCTTCTTTTAAAGCTCGTGCAAAAAGTGGAGATTCTTTGTGAAGTCTTATGCCAGAAAAAGGGAAGACAACGCATTTTCTTAGAGAATTCATATTATTAATTCCTTCGTGCACTGTTTGCATTGATTCTTCGGGGCCACCGAATATGACAAAATGGGCACAAGGGATTCGCTGAGCTATACATTTTTCATTGAAATCAACTACATCAGAAAGGCTAAAGCCCTTGTTCATTGCGCGTAAAGTTGTGTCTGAAGTTGCGTCAGTACCTACTTCAATGGCTTGCATCCCAGAACGTTTAAGTAACTGTAATTCATCCTTTTCAATCCGATGCGGTTGAAAAAAAGCAGACCATTTAATATTAATATTTCGGCGGATGATTTCTTCAGCAACTGTGAGATAGTGCCCAGTGCGATCATTAAATACCGAGTCCGTAAAAAAGAAATGTTCTGCTCCTAAACTGCAAAGTAATTCGATTTCAGCTGCAACGGTCTCTGTTGGTCTAAATCGCATTTTATGACCTTCTAGTGCTGGATATGTGCAGTATGCACATCGGTTTTCGCAGCCTCGTTTGGTCTGAATATTAATTATACCACTTTCTTGTAGATAAAATTTAACTAGTTCTGGCGACCAGTGAGGGGAAAGCATTTCGGAGCTACTGAGTCCCTTTTGAGGTCCGTATATGACTTGAGGTTTTTCTTTCGATTCGAGTTGTTGAATAAGTTTGACCATTTTATGTTCGCCTTCACCAATGATTCCATAATCAGCATCTATAAAAGATAATATCTCATCTGGAAGTAAAGAAAAACCTGCTCCTCCAACAATAACTTGAATATTTAGAGCTTTTATTGAATGAACAATTTCTTTAACTTTTTGAATGTATCCGTTTTTATGAGAAGTAAAAGAATCAACATTGTCGACATTTCGAATAGATATTCCTACGTAATCAGGATTATCAATTTTGAGTTTATTGGTAAGGTCTTTTAAATCTTGTCCGTGAGCTAACATGTCATACTGTACAACTTTATGCCCAGCATTCTGTAATGCTGCAGCAATAATTGACATTCCAATAGGATATACAGGGTAAGGTTCTACTACAGTATTAGAAGATAATAAAAAAATAGATGCCATTATTTTTAAATTGCGCTTGAAAAATCATTTATAGGTCGTAGCGGAGACAACGTGCCTGATTTCCATTTTTCACATAATTCAGCAAATAAATCAGGTTGAAACATCATTAACTCATTGTCTTTTATAAAAAGCTGAACAGTATAACCTGTGGTAGTTATTTCGTTAGATGAGTTTCTGATTATGAATTCGTAATTCATTCGCGCTGCTTCAGTCCAATGCAGTATCGTTTCAATTGTGATTGTCTCACCAAAATTGAGAGGTTTGATGTAATCTATATGCATTTTCTTGATAGGTGCAGCAATATTAGACATGTATAGGTCTTTGTAGCCTATACCGTATACATCCCCAAGAGCTATTCGGCCATCCTCAAAATAGCTAGGATATCGTCCATGCCAGACAATATTCATGAGATCTACTTCCTCGAATCTAATTTTACGAGAAATGGTTAGCCTTAGCGGAGCAGGTGCGCAATTTTGAGTTGGAAAATATATTTTTGAAGACATTTTATACCCTTGGAGCAAATGTTAGTTGATATGAAGCGGCTTTACTTGTTCCTATGCTCAGAGAGCACATGCAGGTGTAGTCTGATTGGTTCTTTTTAATTGTAAAGTTTAATAGAATTATTTCACCAGGCGTGATCGGTCGTAGGAATTTGCATCTTGTAGCATTTTTTATGGCAAAAGTTTGACTTGAATTTTTTTTCTCAAGAGCTTCAAGACTGCTGATTTCTCCTAGTATAATTTGTAGAACTCCTGGTAGAATAGGATTATTGGGAAAATGACCGTCGAATCCAGAAAATGAGGATTTAAAAAGGAAGGTGCGCGAGTATGTTTCTTCACCTATTATTTCTAGAGGTCCGGCAGCTTCTTTGATTTGCGCATGGATATCCATATTAAAAGTATTCCGGTTTAAGGGTTGGTATTTAGCAATAGCTCAAGACTAAAATTTTTATTTTTATTAATAAGGACCGTCTGTTGTGGGAAAATATAGTTTTTGATTTGAACAGCTCCTTTTCCTGTGATGACGTAAGGTGAACGTTCTTTCTGGAAATCTGAAGAATTCGTATTAATTCCTAAAGGTGGATTTGATAAATATAACTCATAAATGCAATCCATTGCTTCTTCGTAGAAATGTGGTATTGCTCTAATGAATGGTGAAATGTAGAGAGGTTTAGAGGTATATTCTTTTTGATACCTATTTACTTTTTTATGCTTAATAGCTTTTATCTCAGCTATAAAAAGTTTAAGTCCCATCTCGTTTAAAATAACGATCTTGGCATATCTAGATTCAGGAGAATAAAGTAAAATTCCTCTAAGAGGGATACGCTTACTCTGGATTTCGAGCACTCCTGAGTGATACAATCTATAGTTTTTATCTTCTTTCTGGTTTGTTGGGGGAGTAGCATGTGTTGAACACCCTAAAGGGAAGCCAAGTGACACTAGTAACAGTTGAAAGAGTATAATCTTTTGCAATACCTTACGCATGTCAAGTTTCTTTGCTCTGATTTGATGTGTAATGCAAGTTTAATAATCTTGGTAGAATAAATATTGCACATAATAGGGCTGAACTGATGCCGATTGCAACAGTTGCTCCTAGTGAGTTCAAAGATGGGTGTTTTGCAAGAACCAGCACACCGAACCCTGCTAAAGTTGTTAATCCAGATATGCGAACGGCTTTTAATGTTGATGGAGTAGTCTCTTTTACTTCTTGAAATACCATGAAAATACCATAATCCGCACCTAAACCTATGACAAGAGGTAAAGCTATAATATGAAAAATATTAAGTGGAATATTTAGAATACTAAGCAATGAAAATGTAGATATAACTCCAAATATAGCTGGAAAAATGGCAAGTGTAGCTCGGCGTATGTTTTTGAATAGGAGTAAAATTAGAATTATTACAAGAACTCCTGATAGGCCAATAAATCTCAGAATATCTTTCTCCATTTCAAATTCGAGCGCTTGTTTGAATTTGCTTTGTGCAACTAATCGTACTCCTAAAAGTTTTTCTTTTTGAGGTGTATAATATTTTATTATTCGCTCAGTATCAGGAAGCAATGTTATAATGTTTACATGCTCCTGATATGATGTTTTAGGAATGAGCATTTCAGCAAGAAATCCAAGAGAGCTGGAACGCATGCTTTGTATTGATTCTGGAACAATAGGATTGCTTAGTTTTTTTATACTGCTATCAAAGATTTTCGGAGCAAAGTGGAGCTTAGCTCCTTCTTTTTGAAGGATTGCTTTTGTTTCATTAATTTTATTATTATTCCAAAATTTTCTCCATCGGGAAAAATTCTCTTGTTGTGCTTGATAGTCAGGAAGAACTTGAGATATATTGATAGCTTTTTCATTTTGTAAATTTTTAGTTATATCAGCCCATACTTTAGTGTTCTTTTGTAGTGCTTCTTGCTGTGTTGATCCAGATGCAAAAAGTAAAGAATGCCCACGGAGATCTCCCCATGAATCAGTGAATATCTTTTCTGTATTATGGATATTTTCTGAAATATAACCTAAGTGTTTAAGCTCAGTGTCAAAACAATTAGATAATGCAATAATACTACCTGATATGATTAGAATAGCTGAAATAATTAATGTAATTTTTTTTGATCCGCGTTTTTTTGATTCTAATCTTGGGGGCGTATTTTGGGATATTGAAGGGGATGAGCAACAAAAATTAGGGATGAACAAAAGCGCATAACTGCAAGCTGCAATAATCCCTGCTACGGAAAAAACAGCGAGTTGTTTGATCCCAGGTATGCCTGAAATATACAATGCTCCAAATGCAACACAAGACGTGGCTGCCCCATAAAGAATTGGAAATTTGATATTCCTAACAGCTTGTTTAGGATCATCATGTCGGTCTGCAAGTGCAAAGTATGTGTGAATTGCAAAGTCAATTGAAACACCCATTAATATTGAGCCGAAGCCAATGACAATAGTGGACATATTGGGGAAAAAAATGGCGGTACTTCCTAGACCTGCCATGATTGCTATACCTGGAGCTAAAAAAATAGCTAAGGCCCCTACATGTCGGAATGAAAATAAGAAAAGTATTATCAGTGCTACTGCCGATACAATTGAAATTGTAGTTAAATCATTTTTGATGATAGAGGCATTGGCAACAGTATAAATATGGCCACTTAGCAGTGAGATTGAAATGTCAGAAGATTTTAAATTATTTTCTGCAAGAGCAGAGTGGCTTATTTGTTTAAAGTTGGACAGAAGTTTCTCACCACCATTAGAATCAGTCATAGGGATTTGGGATTTAGCAATCAGCAATAACGCTGTTTGGTCATTGTTTAGTATGTGCTGACCTTTTGTATTGAAGTGAGGTAAAAATCTTAGTGAAGCAATTTTTTTTAAATAGAGACTACGAAGGTTGAGCGGATCAGATACGATAATTTTTTTAACACCAATACCAATAGGAGAAATTAGTTGGTGTTTATTTATTTTTAATGTTGCTGCAACCGTATTAGGAGAGGTTAATTCTTCTAAATTTTTCAAATCTGCTTCTGTCGTTAAGTTTGGAGCTTGTGTAAGCAAATAATCTATAATGGATTGAGGAGTAGTTTTTGAATAATCCTGCAGAATGAAATAAGGAGGTTTAAACCGACTAGAAAGGCTTTTGGCTACATTTATTAGTTGTTCTGGAGTAACTTTTTTACTCTGTAATGTAATGAGCACACTACCGGATAAAGGAGCTTTTTGAAGTAACGTAAAGTCTTCTTTGATTCGTCCATCCGTTCCTGCAGGAATCATTGCAGAGATATCTTCTCTAAAGGAAACAGACCGCAAGGGGAGCACGCAAAGAATTACGAAAAGTATTAAAAATAGAACGTAGCGTATTTGCGTATGTTTCTTTGAATAATTTTTAGATGTAAATATTGAAAGAATCATGACTAGTGGCTTGTAAATGTTTTAGGAGGCAAATTTGTATTGATTAGGACCTTTGAAAATTCAATTCTTGTATAGTCACCGCAAGGTTCGTGGAGCTCAAGTGCTGTAAGATGACTTTTATCATTTGAAAAAAAGACAATGATTTGATTAAGGAATTCTCTGGTCGCGGTGGACTTAGGTGTAAGTTCCATAACTATTGGGGAGTCGGAAGTTATGGAAATATTATATACAGATTTAAGCCATGCCATATTCATGGTTGTCCATGCTAAGATTTGTTGAGAGACGATCTCCATTTCTGGTGATGTTTTTATGTTGAATGTAGTAGAATTTTTATCAGATTCATCCCACCTTAATCCATTTTCTCCTTTAATTATAAAGCCGGAGGCGAATGGTTTTAGGTATTCCCATCGCAAATAATTAGGTTTGGCAAATGCAAATTTGCCTTTAGATATAATAGTATCCTCAAAAAGTGAAATATAACTTTGTTGAGTGAATTCACTTGAAATTGTTATGATTTTTTCTGAATTAGCTTCAAGTGCTAGAGTTATCTTATCCTGTTTATATTTTTGCTGCGCGAGAGCTGGAATGCATAATATATGAACAAAAGCGATGCATAAGAGTAGGTTTAGCACGAATCTAAACGTTGACTCTCTAATGTTTGGGTGTTTGAAGAAAAGCATATTATGAATTTTTGTTCCTGTGTTAAATAGGCTGTAAGGTCTTAATTGTTTTGTTCCTGTGGAACCCAGACTTTAATTTTTCCTTCAGCAAGAACAGTGTAGTTTTGTGAAACTGTACCTTCAACAACTGCAAATCCATCGAACTCACCCGTTGTCTGAACAGATATGTTGAGATCATTAATTATTGAAGGAAAATCAGAATAATGAAAATTAAATTTCTGAACTCCTACAAGGTAGCCATTAGGAATTGGAGCATTTTGCTGCAGATAAGAATATCCGCATACAGCTGCATACGTTTGAGCAACAAGTTCTATAAAAAAGGGGGACAGGATGGAGCCGGAATTTGAATGAGTAATGCTTTCAGGTGGAAGAAATGCTGTTGCAGTTCCTGCTCCTTCGGATGCATGGATTACGCTGTTGATTAAAAGCATCTTACCGCGATGTGGAAGTAGTTTTTTAGCTTCAATTGGGAAGGTCATAATTTAGTTCCGTATACTTGATTTTGTCAGTATGAGAAGGCTAACGCGACAATAAGGTTTTGTTAAACATACTACGAAATCTGTGATTGTTGTTGCAAAATTCATAGATTTTATATTAGCCTTTAATATGGTAGTGCCACTTGCGTAGGTTTTTAACGGTTATATTTTAAGTTAAGCATAAACTCCATTAGAACAATTATTTAAAACTAAAGTTTATAACTCGCATATAGATTTAATAAAGCTCTAAATTGGAGTTCTTCAAGAAGATATGAGTTGTATACAAAAGATGAATTTAATTATTTAATTTTATTGATCCAAACTCTTAAGAGCTTATCCAAGATTAGGGCAATGTGTCATCATTGCCCTAATCTATGTATTTATTAATGGTAAACTGAGATGTTGAGGTGGTAGGTTATTTTCCGGTTGATTGAATAGTTGGTTCTAATTCGCGGTTTATAGCGTTAGACAAATTGTTTACCCATGCATTATAGTTGCTATGAATTTTGTCACCTTTATGTTTTAAATTGGTGCTAGATTTATAGTTAATGCTGTAATCTT is part of the Desulfovibrio gilichinskyi genome and encodes:
- a CDS encoding lysophospholipid acyltransferase family protein, whose product is MAGKSDKHYDKEQNDSEWDSRSLASSFFHNIFYITIRLTGQNVAYVLLFFVVTFYTLTPRINKRASYYIMHRFGKCSLLQRMRHTFLLYWNFGQMLVDRAVLGILNTFESKSATQDTNKITELHAENNGLILITGHVGCWQLGMSALSFINAPKAVVMFRDKKDIDKLSFEHKKTNSQTNRNKDNDFTIINPASPMGGAIEMVDALKRKSILCINADRTFGSNKNTVPAKFLGGTILLPISAFKLAAVMKTPIVITFSARTGASKSKFWIAGTIRVPQDVDKGETRGAKAFTPYANEFAKALENYCESHPYQFYNFFNMWQPHDR
- a CDS encoding LolA family protein, whose product is MLNLLLCIAFVHILCIPALAQQKYKQDKITLALEANSEKIITISSEFTQQSYISLFEDTIISKGKFAFAKPNYLRWEYLKPFASGFIIKGENGLRWDESDKNSTTFNIKTSPEMEIVSQQILAWTTMNMAWLKSVYNISITSDSPIVMELTPKSTATREFLNQIIVFFSNDKSHLTALELHEPCGDYTRIEFSKVLINTNLPPKTFTSH
- a CDS encoding DUF2062 domain-containing protein, whose amino-acid sequence is MTIKKELLELMVNPLVVIPIYNHGKTLRNIAERSLATGYDVLIVDDGSTDDGVNTVRDLPVSIITHKQNKGKGQAILTAANEAKILGKTHIITIDSDGQHFPEEIPLFVTAINKSPRAIIIGCRDFNGENIPNSSKFGRNFSNFWLRVQTGIKISDVQSGFRAYPVEIFPVLKTTERRYAFEVEILVKAAWAGFTLKDQPIRVHYPHPSERISHFKALKDNIQISLLNTRLTARAFLPVPHRQYDKDENGKISPIHPLRSLKLLLSKDETPFTLSISGAIGMLLGTLPLIAMHSIVIILVCGYFRLSKITGLAVSQICIPPIIPALCIETGYYLQHKEFLTDISLQTIGYEALDRLYEWILGSLVLGPLFAITVGLAIYVMASIIKHFITIKNTKK
- a CDS encoding acyl-CoA thioesterase; protein product: MSSKIYFPTQNCAPAPLRLTISRKIRFEEVDLMNIVWHGRYPSYFEDGRIALGDVYGIGYKDLYMSNIAAPIKKMHIDYIKPLNFGETITIETILHWTEAARMNYEFIIRNSSNEITTTGYTVQLFIKDNELMMFQPDLFAELCEKWKSGTLSPLRPINDFSSAI
- a CDS encoding beta-ketoacyl-[acyl-carrier-protein] synthase family protein → MDQPVSICAVSCLCAAGNSAGKCFETMLNSSVTPNLPLFLDQADSSPSPVFSVPNNYNPEQSTLPITETLHLLFNTAAEAYHKTNLSKQNANSLRIGSCIGTSTGASLNFKNFYQEWRKGSCPSMTSIHSYLHGNPAFELAKKYSFNGPIQTVTNACSSGTDAIGIGASWIRNGLCDLVFAGGADALSEISYTGFSRLMITSPDSPRPFDKMRTGLNLGEGAAILVLAGTKAMHELDLFPLAEIMGYGTHCDAYHLTAPHPEASGLIKAISEALRRSKLNASDIGFINIHGTGTINNDKVEGVAINKLFPSTPFVGIKGFTGHTLGAAGAIEAVMTILSLKHGLLMPTSGFSTQDPDIGISPVQLKTAINAEFALSQSLAFGGNNSAIIFKRK
- a CDS encoding 3-hydroxylacyl-ACP dehydratase codes for the protein MTFPIEAKKLLPHRGKMLLINSVIHASEGAGTATAFLPPESITHSNSGSILSPFFIELVAQTYAAVCGYSYLQQNAPIPNGYLVGVQKFNFHYSDFPSIINDLNISVQTTGEFDGFAVVEGTVSQNYTVLAEGKIKVWVPQEQNN
- a CDS encoding lipid biosynthesis B12-binding/radical SAM protein; the encoded protein is MASIFLLSSNTVVEPYPVYPIGMSIIAAALQNAGHKVVQYDMLAHGQDLKDLTNKLKIDNPDYVGISIRNVDNVDSFTSHKNGYIQKVKEIVHSIKALNIQVIVGGAGFSLLPDEILSFIDADYGIIGEGEHKMVKLIQQLESKEKPQVIYGPQKGLSSSEMLSPHWSPELVKFYLQESGIINIQTKRGCENRCAYCTYPALEGHKMRFRPTETVAAEIELLCSLGAEHFFFTDSVFNDRTGHYLTVAEEIIRRNINIKWSAFFQPHRIEKDELQLLKRSGMQAIEVGTDATSDTTLRAMNKGFSLSDVVDFNEKCIAQRIPCAHFVIFGGPEESMQTVHEGINNMNSLRKCVVFPFSGIRLHKESPLFARALKEGIVYQEQPLLDPLYYFSPLLDKDEMNDTLIAGFKKRRDRLFPPDEGQQRINIMKKFGFRGIMWDQLIRFDN
- a CDS encoding phosphopantetheine-binding protein; its protein translation is MSLHDKLKTLLITELNLADFSANEIKNTAPLFGNEGLGLDSLDAVEIVVLVQIHFGVEIKNMDEGKIAFQSINSLASFIEERKG
- a CDS encoding MMPL family transporter, whose product is MIPAGTDGRIKEDFTLLQKAPLSGSVLITLQSKKVTPEQLINVAKSLSSRFKPPYFILQDYSKTTPQSIIDYLLTQAPNLTTEADLKNLEELTSPNTVAATLKINKHQLISPIGIGVKKIIVSDPLNLRSLYLKKIASLRFLPHFNTKGQHILNNDQTALLLIAKSQIPMTDSNGGEKLLSNFKQISHSALAENNLKSSDISISLLSGHIYTVANASIIKNDLTTISIVSAVALIILFLFSFRHVGALAIFLAPGIAIMAGLGSTAIFFPNMSTIVIGFGSILMGVSIDFAIHTYFALADRHDDPKQAVRNIKFPILYGAATSCVAFGALYISGIPGIKQLAVFSVAGIIAACSYALLFIPNFCCSSPSISQNTPPRLESKKRGSKKITLIISAILIISGSIIALSNCFDTELKHLGYISENIHNTEKIFTDSWGDLRGHSLLFASGSTQQEALQKNTKVWADITKNLQNEKAINISQVLPDYQAQQENFSRWRKFWNNNKINETKAILQKEGAKLHFAPKIFDSSIKKLSNPIVPESIQSMRSSSLGFLAEMLIPKTSYQEHVNIITLLPDTERIIKYYTPQKEKLLGVRLVAQSKFKQALEFEMEKDILRFIGLSGVLVIILILLLFKNIRRATLAIFPAIFGVISTFSLLSILNIPLNIFHIIALPLVIGLGADYGIFMVFQEVKETTPSTLKAVRISGLTTLAGFGVLVLAKHPSLNSLGATVAIGISSALLCAIFILPRLLNLHYTSNQSKET